In one window of Mytilus galloprovincialis chromosome 6, xbMytGall1.hap1.1, whole genome shotgun sequence DNA:
- the LOC143078716 gene encoding trafficking protein particle complex subunit 2-like protein, which produces MAVCVAVIAKENYPLFIKTVHAENELRFYYTVHTSLDVVEEKISSVGKNVNDLRELYLGLLYPTEDYKVYGYVTNTKVKFVIVVESTNSSLRDNEIRSMFRKLHNAYVDMICNPFYTPGENITSKSFENTVRSMMVQD; this is translated from the exons ATGGCAGTTTGTGTTGCAGTTATTGCAAAAGAg AATTATCCATTGTTTATAAAAACAGTCCATGCAGAAAATGAGCTGAGATTTTATTACACAGTTCATACATCTTTAGATGTTGTAGAGGAGAAGATATCATCAGTTGGAAAAAATGTCAATGATTTGAGGGAACTGTATCTTGGATTACTATATCCTACAGAAGATTACAAAGT ATATGGCTATGTAACCAACACTAAAGTAAAGTTTGTCATTGTAGTAGAATCAACAAATTCTTCCCTGAGAGACAATGAAATAAGATCT atgTTTAGAAAGTTGCATAACGCCTATGTTGACATGATATGTAATCCATTTTATACACCTGgggaaaatataacatcaaa ATCTTTTGAGAACACTGTTAGATCAATGATGGTTCAAGATTGA
- the LOC143078472 gene encoding uncharacterized protein LOC143078472: MDNLVDSDTEFAKCEQLFAEITDRTVLGRRMRMGPDPELTPQEYLTKTGIPLIYSLVQEVQDAFSTGEPVLTGFSFLHPENLPQTIPELREYGQTEITRLVNFYGSPKEDKFKGHTINTPGLVDPVDLETQLKSFKV; this comes from the exons ATGGACAACTTGGTAGACAGTGATACAGAATTTGCTAAATGTGAGCAGTTATTTGCAGAGATAACTGACAGAACTGTATTGGGGAGGAGAATGAGGATGGGACCAGACCCTGAACTTACTCCACAAGAGTATTTAACTAAGACAG GTATTCCACTAATTTACAGTTTGGTACAGGAAGTACAAGATGCTTTTAGTACTGGAGAACCCGTCTTGACTGGATTTAGCTTCTTGCACCCTGAAAACTTGCCACAAACTATTCCTGAGCTTCGAGAATATGGACAG ACTGAGATTACAAGATTAGTAAATTTCTATGGATCCCCAAAGGAGGACAAGTTTAAAGGACACACAATCAACACACCAGGCCTTGTTGATCCTGTTGATCTTGAGACCCAATTGAAGAGTTTTAAAGTTTAG